The following coding sequences lie in one Halomonas sp. 'Soap Lake #6' genomic window:
- the wrbA gene encoding NAD(P)H:quinone oxidoreductase, translating into MTKVLVLYYSMYGHIDTLAAAVAEGAKGVDGVDVIVKRVPETMPEEAFKNAGGKQDFTTPEASPQELADYDAIIFGTPTRFGNMAGQMRTFLDQTGGLWMKGALRGKVASVFTSTGTGGGDEMTITSTWTTLAHHGMVIVPIGYGIDEQFDISKVSGGTPYGAATLAGSDGSRQPDDRELKIARFQGKHVAEIAAKLAG; encoded by the coding sequence ATGACGAAAGTACTGGTGCTTTATTATTCTATGTATGGCCATATCGATACTTTGGCTGCTGCCGTGGCTGAGGGAGCCAAAGGGGTGGATGGCGTGGACGTGATCGTCAAACGTGTGCCAGAAACCATGCCTGAGGAAGCTTTTAAGAATGCTGGCGGAAAGCAGGACTTCACTACGCCTGAAGCATCACCTCAAGAGCTTGCCGACTACGATGCGATTATTTTTGGTACCCCGACACGCTTTGGCAATATGGCGGGGCAGATGCGCACGTTTCTTGACCAGACGGGAGGGCTATGGATGAAAGGTGCGTTACGCGGCAAGGTGGCTAGCGTATTCACCTCGACGGGCACTGGTGGTGGGGATGAGATGACTATCACCTCCACCTGGACGACACTTGCTCATCACGGCATGGTCATTGTGCCTATTGGTTACGGAATTGATGAGCAGTTTGATATTTCTAAAGTGAGTGGCGGTACGCCCTATGGTGCGGCCACCCTGGCAGGCAGCGACGGCTCTCGTCAACCGGACGATCGTGAGTTGAAAATTGCCCGTTTCCAAGGCAAGCATGTCGCGGAAATTGCCGCTAAGCTCGCGGGCTAG
- a CDS encoding ABC transporter ATP-binding protein → MANKPTPLEVRNIKKRFGDTEVLKGLSLEAQKGDVITLIGASGSGKSTFLRCMNLLEQPDEGDLIVHGEPIRFKVTKHGREPADWKQVVQMRAKLSMVFQSFNLWAHMTLLENIIEAPIHVLGKPKKEAIEHAHALLERVGLSARANAYPAQMSGGQQQRGAIARALAMDPEVMLFDEPTSALDPELVGDVLKVMRDLADEGRTMVVVTHEMSFARDVSSKVIYLHQGLVEEAGAPAEVLGNPQSPRLKQFLAPKY, encoded by the coding sequence ATGGCCAATAAGCCTACGCCCCTTGAAGTGCGTAATATCAAAAAACGCTTTGGCGATACGGAAGTCCTCAAAGGCCTCTCTCTTGAAGCCCAAAAAGGTGATGTCATCACCCTAATCGGTGCATCTGGGTCTGGTAAAAGCACCTTCTTGCGCTGTATGAACCTGCTGGAACAGCCTGATGAAGGCGACCTGATTGTGCACGGCGAGCCTATCCGCTTTAAAGTCACGAAGCATGGCCGTGAGCCAGCCGACTGGAAACAAGTGGTACAGATGCGCGCAAAACTGTCGATGGTGTTCCAGAGTTTCAACCTTTGGGCCCACATGACACTGCTTGAAAACATTATCGAAGCGCCCATTCATGTATTAGGCAAGCCTAAAAAAGAAGCCATCGAGCACGCCCATGCCCTGCTAGAACGGGTTGGTTTAAGCGCCCGCGCCAATGCCTACCCTGCGCAAATGTCTGGCGGCCAGCAGCAGCGCGGAGCTATTGCCCGAGCACTGGCAATGGACCCTGAAGTGATGCTGTTTGACGAGCCAACCTCAGCTCTTGACCCCGAGCTCGTTGGTGATGTGCTCAAAGTGATGCGCGACCTAGCCGATGAAGGCCGCACCATGGTAGTGGTCACCCATGAAATGAGCTTTGCCCGGGATGTATCCAGCAAAGTGATTTACCTTCACCAGGGCTTAGTAGAAGAAGCTGGTGCTCCGGCAGAGGTGCTTGGCAATCCGCAGTCACCGCGCCTAAAACAATTTCTAGCCCCTAAATATTGA
- a CDS encoding secondary thiamine-phosphate synthase enzyme YjbQ, producing MWHQQEIHFPEMPQGFHLITDDIARALPCVAECSQGLLHLQLMHTSASLTLNENTDPDVRHDLDAFIRRLVPEGLGYFRHTLEGPDDMPAHVAASLLGTQLTLAVRDGRLALGTWQGVWLGEHRNQGGSRRLLATLNGC from the coding sequence ATGTGGCATCAGCAGGAGATCCATTTCCCCGAAATGCCCCAGGGATTTCATCTTATTACCGATGATATAGCTAGAGCGTTACCTTGCGTAGCGGAGTGCAGCCAAGGACTGTTACATCTTCAGCTAATGCACACGTCTGCGTCGCTCACGCTAAATGAAAATACTGACCCTGATGTGCGCCACGATCTGGATGCCTTCATTCGCCGTTTGGTACCTGAAGGGTTGGGTTACTTTCGCCATACGCTAGAAGGGCCAGATGATATGCCTGCTCATGTGGCGGCGAGCTTGTTGGGAACTCAATTGACCCTGGCCGTACGCGATGGGCGTTTAGCGCTGGGCACTTGGCAGGGTGTATGGCTGGGCGAACACCGTAATCAGGGCGGGTCACGCCGGTTGCTAGCCACATTAAATGGCTGCTAA
- a CDS encoding LysR family transcriptional regulator produces MAHLDDLAFFQHLARAGSLTATACELGLSLSAVSKRLKQLEARLGVELAARTTRRLTLTAEGERYLARGALILDELDELENSLGEVAGQALSGRLRVNATFGFGRRHIAPLLSSFCAEHPEVDGWLELTNFPLNLSDHGFDIGIRIGEPPESRLVARRILVNRRILCASPAYIAEAPALQAPADLQQHECLVIRENDSDFPLWRFERTGPSITDPSITAPSIADPSINVSSEKVQSVKVSGRLASNDGEVITRLALDGHGVMLRSWWDVNEHLASGALVELLPGWQGVRADFYAVFEQRRHVPARLRAFIDYIQREMAGRVSILPKGN; encoded by the coding sequence ATGGCACACCTGGACGATCTGGCGTTTTTTCAGCACTTGGCCCGGGCAGGGAGTCTAACCGCGACGGCCTGTGAACTGGGGCTTTCTCTCTCGGCGGTGAGTAAGCGGCTAAAACAGTTGGAAGCACGTCTGGGCGTCGAACTGGCTGCTCGTACGACGCGGCGGTTAACGCTAACTGCAGAAGGCGAGCGATATCTGGCACGTGGCGCGCTGATTTTAGATGAGCTGGATGAGTTGGAAAATTCACTGGGCGAGGTGGCCGGTCAGGCGCTTAGCGGGCGTTTGCGCGTTAACGCCACTTTTGGTTTTGGACGCCGCCATATTGCCCCCTTACTGTCGAGCTTTTGTGCTGAACACCCGGAGGTGGATGGGTGGTTAGAGTTGACCAATTTTCCGCTCAACTTAAGCGATCACGGCTTCGATATAGGTATTCGTATTGGTGAACCGCCAGAATCGCGCTTAGTTGCCCGGCGTATTTTAGTTAATCGACGGATACTTTGTGCGTCACCAGCCTATATCGCTGAAGCACCAGCGCTTCAAGCCCCCGCAGATTTACAGCAGCATGAGTGCTTAGTGATTCGCGAGAACGACAGTGATTTTCCACTATGGCGCTTTGAGCGAACTGGCCCATCTATAACTGACCCATCTATAACTGCCCCGTCTATAGCTGACCCATCTATAAACGTATCGTCTGAAAAGGTGCAGTCGGTAAAGGTGAGTGGTCGCTTGGCTAGCAATGACGGAGAAGTGATTACCCGCTTAGCCTTGGATGGTCACGGCGTGATGCTGCGCTCCTGGTGGGATGTTAACGAACACCTTGCCAGTGGCGCTTTAGTTGAATTACTACCAGGCTGGCAGGGGGTGCGGGCAGATTTTTATGCAGTGTTTGAACAGCGCCGTCATGTGCCCGCCCGCCTGCGCGCCTTTATTGACTATATTCAGCGTGAGATGGCGGGGAGGGTTTCAATATTGCCGAAGGGTAACTAA
- a CDS encoding FMN-dependent NADH-azoreductase, which produces MTTRALLVTSSILGENGQSNALANHFKAQTESRSSVAVTHRDVVANALPHLAIEELGAWQTPVEERSAAQKALAAYSDELLAELRGHDVLVLAVPMYNLGIPSQLKAWFDRVLRAGETFRYTENGPQGLIEGKRAIILAARGGLYAGSEFDSQMPHLKSMLGLMGISDVEVVFAEGLNMGDSQRDSAINEAFQAIDQLIEAL; this is translated from the coding sequence ATGACCACTCGTGCACTGCTAGTTACCTCTTCTATTTTAGGTGAAAACGGCCAATCCAATGCGTTGGCTAACCACTTTAAGGCCCAAACAGAGTCTCGCTCTAGCGTGGCAGTTACCCATCGTGATGTAGTGGCCAATGCGCTGCCCCACTTAGCGATTGAGGAATTAGGTGCTTGGCAAACTCCTGTTGAAGAGCGCAGCGCAGCGCAAAAGGCACTAGCCGCCTACTCCGATGAGCTGTTGGCCGAGCTGCGTGGGCACGACGTGTTGGTGCTTGCTGTGCCCATGTATAATTTGGGCATACCTTCTCAGTTGAAAGCATGGTTTGACCGTGTGCTGCGTGCCGGTGAAACCTTCCGCTACACTGAAAATGGCCCTCAAGGGTTGATTGAAGGTAAACGGGCAATTATTTTAGCAGCCCGTGGAGGCCTGTATGCAGGAAGCGAGTTTGATAGCCAAATGCCGCATCTGAAAAGTATGCTGGGATTGATGGGGATTAGCGACGTTGAGGTCGTATTTGCCGAAGGTTTAAACATGGGAGACTCCCAACGCGATTCGGCGATTAATGAAGCGTTCCAGGCAATTGATCAACTGATCGAAGCGCTCTAA
- a CDS encoding lipocalin family protein, producing the protein MLKPVYYSRLHYSAARPGIAALCGLFLAGCTGIPDGTEPVADFELNRYLGQWYEIARLDHSFERDLDCVTADYSLRRDGGVRVINRGYNLAKQEWNEAEGRAYFIDDENVGRLKVSFFGPFYGGYNILELDDDYRWALVSGPNRNYLWILSRTPEMNSTEEEYLRQRAAELNFPTEELIDVTQGEACPSR; encoded by the coding sequence ATGCTTAAACCTGTGTATTACTCCAGGCTGCATTACTCTGCAGCAAGACCAGGAATAGCAGCACTTTGCGGCCTCTTCTTAGCAGGTTGTACGGGCATTCCTGACGGTACGGAACCGGTAGCCGACTTTGAGCTTAATCGCTATCTGGGCCAGTGGTATGAAATAGCACGCTTAGACCACTCCTTTGAGCGCGATCTGGACTGCGTCACCGCCGATTACAGCCTGCGCCGTGATGGTGGCGTGAGAGTCATTAACCGAGGCTATAACTTAGCCAAACAAGAGTGGAATGAAGCCGAAGGACGCGCCTACTTTATTGACGATGAAAACGTTGGACGACTGAAAGTCAGTTTCTTTGGCCCCTTCTACGGTGGCTACAATATTCTTGAACTGGATGACGACTACCGCTGGGCGCTGGTGTCAGGCCCTAACCGTAACTACCTATGGATTCTTTCACGTACACCAGAGATGAACAGTACTGAAGAAGAGTATTTGCGCCAACGGGCGGCCGAACTTAATTTTCCCACTGAAGAGCTGATAGATGTCACACAAGGAGAGGCTTGCCCTAGCCGCTAA
- a CDS encoding ABC transporter permease, which produces MLDLQGYGPRLIEGAGVTLQLAVLSLILAVVLGLLTATAKMSRNWLLHRTATVYTTVIRGVPDLVLMMLLFFGGQIGVNAISDMLYDNYNIDIYINFNAFAAGVITIGFIFGAYMGETFRGAFMAVDNGQIEAGKAYGMSSALVFRRIRFPQMMRHALPGLSNNWMVLLKTTALVSVIGLTDMVRVAAEASRATHEPFVFLLPVAAVYLLIASVSEWIFVRLQKRYDIGFGGQ; this is translated from the coding sequence ATGCTTGATTTGCAAGGTTACGGCCCCCGCCTGATCGAAGGGGCGGGCGTCACACTTCAGTTAGCGGTGCTATCACTGATCCTGGCCGTTGTGCTTGGCCTGCTCACTGCTACCGCCAAAATGTCACGTAACTGGCTACTTCATCGCACTGCAACGGTCTATACCACTGTGATTCGCGGTGTACCGGATCTTGTGCTGATGATGTTGCTATTTTTTGGCGGACAGATCGGTGTCAACGCCATTAGCGATATGCTTTATGACAACTACAATATTGATATTTATATCAATTTTAATGCTTTCGCAGCGGGCGTCATCACCATTGGATTTATTTTTGGTGCATACATGGGCGAAACCTTCCGCGGTGCCTTTATGGCAGTGGATAACGGCCAAATTGAAGCAGGTAAAGCCTACGGAATGAGCAGTGCATTAGTATTTAGACGCATTCGCTTTCCGCAAATGATGCGCCACGCGCTACCGGGCTTATCTAATAACTGGATGGTACTGCTGAAAACCACCGCACTCGTATCGGTCATCGGTTTAACCGACATGGTACGCGTTGCCGCAGAGGCATCCCGAGCAACCCACGAACCCTTTGTTTTCTTACTTCCCGTAGCGGCGGTGTACCTACTCATTGCCAGCGTATCCGAGTGGATTTTTGTGCGGCTACAAAAACGTTACGACATCGGCTTTGGGGGGCAATGA
- a CDS encoding succinylglutamate desuccinylase yields the protein MLGQWLDWTLDGESPSPRTGRFASGTYHFHAPGILELIPNTLRPHAHACVFSAAIHGNETAPIELLGNWLCTLEANTTQLGAPVLVIMGNIPALKKQQRFITTNLNRLFKRGLDEKGDEPDRARELMEAVDTFYARHDALPKLHYDLHTAIRGSLYTRFVVEPFAESVTAPAQWEWLAAADLQAVLHQHQHSWTFSHYSKHYHAAQAFTFELGRVAPFGENDMVALEPMHMLISALGSADEPACKPADSMMFFQVKHELMRQAEVFTLCFDDDVPNFSRFEPGTCLAKDGISGDFIDEESALHVVFPNAQVEIGARAALLVIPCKPPR from the coding sequence ATGCTAGGCCAATGGCTCGACTGGACGCTCGATGGCGAAAGCCCCTCACCGCGCACAGGTCGCTTTGCAAGCGGCACTTACCACTTTCATGCGCCGGGCATTCTGGAGCTAATACCAAACACGCTGCGCCCTCACGCCCATGCTTGTGTATTTTCGGCGGCCATTCACGGCAATGAAACCGCCCCCATAGAACTGCTGGGCAATTGGCTATGTACGCTAGAAGCCAATACCACACAGCTAGGCGCTCCAGTACTGGTGATTATGGGCAATATTCCTGCCCTGAAAAAACAGCAGCGTTTTATTACTACTAATTTAAACCGCCTATTTAAGCGCGGCCTGGATGAAAAGGGTGACGAGCCCGACCGCGCTCGAGAGCTAATGGAGGCTGTGGACACGTTTTATGCGCGCCACGATGCACTACCCAAGCTCCATTACGATCTGCATACAGCGATCAGGGGCAGCCTTTATACACGCTTTGTAGTCGAGCCCTTCGCTGAAAGTGTTACCGCCCCAGCCCAGTGGGAATGGCTAGCCGCAGCGGATTTACAAGCAGTACTGCATCAACATCAGCACAGCTGGACGTTCTCCCACTACAGTAAGCATTACCATGCTGCCCAAGCGTTTACCTTCGAGCTAGGTCGCGTTGCGCCGTTTGGGGAAAACGATATGGTCGCTCTTGAACCAATGCATATGCTCATCAGCGCATTAGGTAGCGCTGATGAACCCGCGTGTAAACCTGCCGACTCGATGATGTTTTTCCAGGTAAAGCATGAGCTGATGCGGCAAGCCGAGGTATTTACACTCTGTTTTGACGATGATGTACCCAACTTCAGCCGCTTTGAGCCAGGCACATGCCTAGCTAAAGACGGCATCTCAGGAGATTTCATTGATGAAGAGTCTGCGCTACACGTGGTATTTCCTAATGCCCAAGTTGAGATAGGAGCGCGGGCAGCACTACTGGTTATACCCTGCAAGCCGCCACGTTAG
- a CDS encoding tartrate dehydrogenase, whose amino-acid sequence MAHRIAVIAGDGIGTEVMPEGIRTLEAAAKHFNIDLDFTTFEFGNCDYYLEHGKMLPDDWFEQLKGFDALFYGAVGWPDKVPDHISLWGSLLQFRRQFDQYINLRPCKLMPGIKSPLAGRQVGDIDFYVVRENTEGEYSSIGGKMFEGTEREIVIQETVMSRTGVDRVLKYAFDLAQTRPRKKLTSATKSNGISITMPYWDERVVEMAKQYPDVAVDKFHIDILTANFVLHPDWFDVVVGSNLFGDILSDLGPACTGTIGIAPSANINPEGQFPSLFEPVHGSAPDIAGKGIANPIGQIWSGAMMLEHLGYKEAADAVVTAIEEVLNEGDSSVLTRDVGGQGTTTSLGKAIAERIGA is encoded by the coding sequence ATGGCCCACCGCATTGCAGTCATCGCTGGCGACGGCATTGGCACCGAAGTCATGCCCGAAGGCATTCGTACCCTGGAAGCCGCAGCTAAGCACTTCAATATAGATCTGGACTTTACTACCTTTGAATTCGGTAACTGCGATTACTACCTAGAGCACGGAAAAATGCTGCCCGACGATTGGTTCGAACAGCTAAAAGGGTTTGATGCTCTGTTTTACGGCGCTGTTGGCTGGCCAGATAAAGTGCCCGACCATATTTCGCTGTGGGGTTCACTGCTGCAGTTTCGACGTCAGTTTGACCAGTACATCAATCTGCGCCCCTGCAAACTCATGCCTGGTATTAAAAGCCCTCTGGCAGGCCGGCAAGTAGGTGATATCGACTTTTATGTTGTACGCGAAAACACCGAGGGCGAATATTCAAGCATCGGCGGAAAAATGTTTGAGGGCACCGAACGTGAAATCGTCATTCAAGAGACGGTGATGAGTCGCACCGGCGTCGATCGCGTGCTGAAGTATGCGTTTGACCTTGCACAAACCCGCCCCCGCAAAAAGCTCACCTCAGCGACTAAATCTAACGGCATTTCGATCACTATGCCTTACTGGGACGAGCGCGTTGTCGAGATGGCGAAACAGTACCCTGATGTCGCTGTGGATAAATTCCACATTGATATTCTGACCGCTAACTTTGTGCTCCATCCAGACTGGTTCGACGTGGTGGTAGGTAGCAACCTATTCGGCGACATTCTTTCCGACCTTGGCCCGGCCTGTACCGGCACTATCGGCATTGCTCCCTCTGCCAATATCAACCCAGAAGGTCAGTTCCCCAGCCTGTTCGAGCCGGTACACGGCAGTGCTCCGGATATTGCAGGCAAAGGCATTGCTAACCCTATCGGTCAGATTTGGTCTGGGGCAATGATGCTGGAGCATCTAGGCTATAAAGAGGCCGCCGATGCGGTGGTAACTGCAATCGAAGAGGTACTAAATGAAGGAGATAGCAGCGTGCTTACCCGCGATGTGGGTGGCCAAGGCACTACTACAAGTTTAGGAAAAGCCATTGCCGAGCGTATTGGCGCTTAA
- a CDS encoding alanine/glycine:cation symporter family protein, protein MDFTLPPLLMAMVDRGNGLLWGSVLIYLLIGAGLYFTVMTRGIQVRYFGHMFKLLRTSRQSNGGISSFQALSTSLAARVGTGNLAGVAVAIYFGGPGAIFWMWMTAMVGMATSFVESTLAQAYKTDHGDNTFRGGPARYIERGLGLRWLAVLFSVCLIIAFGLAFNSVQANSIAQAMEQAFAVPTWAMGLVLMVVVAPIIFGGLKSIAKVAELVVPLMALLYLVLALVVVALNISDLPAAFLTIIQSAFGIEQAAGGAMGYAISQAIMSGIQRGLFSNEAGMGSAPNAAATASTRPNHPAAQGFIQMLGVFLDTLVICTATAAIIIMAGPELLAGEENNGIQLTQMALSSHVGEWGGMFIAVAILLFAFTSVIANYSYGESNIEYLAGRRAPIAVLIYRLAVLGMIMVGSVASLGAIWNFADLSMGMMAIINLVAILMLSPIAFALFRDYDEQLKAGIEPVFDPSRFPKLVNKVDPKAWPKK, encoded by the coding sequence ATGGATTTTACTCTTCCTCCCCTGTTGATGGCGATGGTTGATCGCGGCAATGGGCTGCTGTGGGGCAGTGTGCTGATTTATCTTTTGATCGGTGCTGGCCTCTATTTCACAGTGATGACCCGCGGTATTCAGGTGCGCTATTTTGGTCACATGTTTAAGCTGCTGCGTACCTCTCGCCAATCTAATGGAGGGATTTCTTCGTTCCAGGCGCTTTCAACAAGTTTGGCGGCCCGAGTGGGTACCGGCAACCTTGCCGGGGTAGCCGTCGCTATCTATTTTGGCGGACCCGGCGCGATTTTCTGGATGTGGATGACCGCCATGGTGGGTATGGCGACCAGCTTTGTGGAGTCTACTCTGGCTCAGGCATACAAAACCGATCACGGCGATAATACCTTCCGTGGTGGTCCCGCCCGCTATATTGAGCGCGGTCTCGGTTTACGCTGGTTGGCAGTACTGTTTTCGGTCTGTTTGATTATTGCCTTTGGCTTGGCATTTAACAGCGTTCAGGCCAACTCTATTGCTCAGGCGATGGAGCAGGCCTTTGCCGTTCCCACCTGGGCCATGGGGTTGGTGCTTATGGTGGTTGTGGCGCCGATTATTTTTGGCGGTTTGAAGTCAATCGCTAAAGTTGCTGAGTTGGTCGTGCCGCTTATGGCGTTGCTGTATTTGGTACTAGCGCTAGTTGTTGTGGCGCTGAATATTAGTGATTTGCCTGCTGCGTTTCTCACCATTATACAAAGCGCTTTTGGCATAGAGCAGGCGGCGGGCGGCGCTATGGGCTACGCTATTTCCCAGGCCATTATGAGCGGTATTCAACGTGGCTTATTCTCCAACGAGGCTGGTATGGGGTCGGCGCCAAATGCGGCGGCAACGGCCAGTACGCGCCCCAATCATCCCGCTGCCCAGGGTTTTATCCAAATGCTGGGTGTGTTTTTGGATACCCTGGTGATTTGTACCGCAACCGCTGCAATCATCATTATGGCGGGGCCTGAGCTGTTAGCTGGTGAAGAAAATAACGGCATACAGCTAACCCAAATGGCACTTTCCAGTCACGTGGGTGAGTGGGGTGGCATGTTTATCGCGGTGGCTATTTTGTTGTTTGCGTTTACTTCGGTAATTGCTAACTACTCTTACGGCGAATCAAATATCGAGTATTTGGCAGGGCGTCGTGCGCCTATTGCAGTGCTGATTTATCGCTTAGCGGTTCTCGGGATGATCATGGTGGGTTCTGTGGCAAGCCTCGGCGCTATCTGGAACTTTGCTGATCTCTCTATGGGGATGATGGCAATTATCAACTTAGTGGCTATTTTGATGCTGTCACCAATCGCCTTTGCGCTGTTTCGTGATTACGACGAGCAGCTTAAAGCAGGGATAGAGCCGGTGTTCGATCCTAGCCGATTCCCCAAACTGGTGAATAAGGTGGACCCGAAAGCTTGGCCGAAAAAGTAA
- a CDS encoding MGMT family protein, which produces MPRPELLEQIYTIVDQIPPGRVTTYGRIAAMTEGATPRMVGSAMRHLPDGNQLPWHRVIAASLTLADHGGATRQHQKLRDEGVMFDAKGRVPAHLVWPD; this is translated from the coding sequence ATGCCGCGCCCAGAACTGCTCGAGCAGATTTACACCATTGTTGATCAAATTCCTCCTGGGCGGGTAACTACCTATGGGCGCATTGCAGCAATGACTGAGGGCGCTACACCACGCATGGTGGGGTCGGCCATGCGCCACTTGCCCGATGGGAATCAACTGCCCTGGCATCGAGTGATTGCGGCATCACTAACGCTGGCTGACCACGGAGGGGCTACCCGACAGCATCAAAAGCTACGCGATGAAGGTGTGATGTTTGATGCGAAAGGCCGGGTGCCAGCCCATCTTGTCTGGCCTGATTGA
- a CDS encoding carbon-nitrogen hydrolase family protein: MSLEELHLNLRNLTSDDYGQLKMLMDAVYHDIGGAWPEHTIAKLVQEFPDGQIAIEDDGVLVGVALTVQVDYDEFSNPHKYDDLIGHREIILNDSDGDAMYGLDVLIHPDYRGYRLGRRLYEARKELCRSLNLRAILAGGRIPEYHQHAVELSPAEYIEKVSRKEIYDPILSFQLANDFQVKRLLRKYLPEDEQSRGYATLLEWNNILFEPAESVLDTRPTQVRVGAVQWQMREFASVEAALQQIEYFVDALSDYQSDFAVFPELFNAPLMGLQDRSAQQDQMGAIRFLASFTERFKSELSRMAVSYNINIVGGSMIEVGEDDRLYNVAYLFHRDGEVEKQFKLHITPQERRDWVIEGGDNLQVFDTDAGRVGILICYDVEFPELGRLLADQDMDILFVPFWTDTKNGYLRVRHCAQARAIENECYVVLCGSVGNLPSIENLDIQYAQSAVFSPSDFAFPHDAVLAETTPNTEMIFFSDLDLTRLTVVRAEGSVTNLKDRRKDLFDLRWRDWSWKSGANLEE, encoded by the coding sequence ATGTCCTTAGAAGAACTGCACCTGAACCTACGCAACCTGACGAGCGACGACTATGGTCAGCTCAAAATGTTGATGGACGCTGTGTACCACGATATTGGCGGCGCCTGGCCTGAGCACACCATCGCCAAACTGGTACAGGAGTTTCCCGACGGCCAGATCGCTATTGAAGACGATGGTGTCTTAGTGGGCGTAGCGCTAACCGTACAGGTGGATTACGACGAGTTCTCCAACCCTCATAAATATGATGACCTAATTGGCCACCGAGAAATAATTCTTAACGATTCTGACGGCGACGCCATGTACGGATTGGATGTGCTTATCCACCCTGACTACCGTGGTTACCGCCTAGGCCGTCGACTGTATGAAGCACGTAAAGAGCTGTGCCGTTCGTTAAACCTGCGTGCCATTCTGGCTGGAGGGCGCATTCCCGAATACCACCAGCACGCGGTTGAACTCTCCCCCGCCGAGTACATTGAAAAGGTCTCTCGTAAAGAGATTTACGACCCCATATTGTCATTCCAACTCGCTAATGACTTTCAGGTAAAGCGCCTGCTACGCAAGTACCTGCCGGAAGATGAGCAGTCTCGCGGCTACGCCACTCTGCTGGAATGGAACAACATTCTCTTTGAGCCTGCCGAAAGCGTACTGGATACCCGGCCAACCCAAGTCCGTGTGGGTGCCGTTCAGTGGCAAATGCGTGAATTTGCCTCCGTAGAGGCAGCACTCCAGCAAATCGAATACTTCGTTGATGCGCTCTCAGACTACCAGAGCGATTTTGCCGTATTCCCGGAGCTATTTAATGCGCCGTTGATGGGCCTACAAGATCGTTCGGCTCAGCAGGACCAAATGGGCGCAATTCGCTTCCTGGCAAGCTTCACCGAGCGCTTTAAAAGCGAGCTTTCAAGAATGGCGGTGTCCTACAACATCAACATTGTTGGCGGGTCCATGATTGAAGTCGGCGAGGATGACCGACTGTACAATGTAGCTTACCTATTCCACCGTGATGGCGAAGTTGAAAAGCAGTTCAAGCTGCATATTACGCCCCAAGAGCGGCGCGACTGGGTGATTGAAGGCGGCGACAATTTGCAGGTATTTGATACCGATGCAGGCCGCGTAGGCATTTTGATCTGTTACGACGTGGAATTCCCTGAGCTTGGCCGCCTGCTAGCTGATCAGGACATGGACATTCTGTTTGTACCCTTCTGGACAGACACCAAAAACGGCTACCTGCGTGTTCGCCACTGTGCCCAGGCTCGCGCCATTGAAAACGAGTGTTATGTCGTGCTCTGCGGCAGCGTCGGCAACCTCCCCTCCATTGAAAACCTGGATATCCAGTACGCTCAGTCGGCAGTATTCTCGCCCTCAGATTTTGCCTTCCCCCACGATGCAGTGCTGGCAGAAACCACGCCGAATACAGAGATGATTTTCTTCTCAGATCTCGATTTAACACGCCTTACAGTAGTGCGGGCCGAAGGCTCCGTGACTAATCTAAAAGACCGTCGCAAAGATCTGTTTGATCTGCGCTGGCGCGACTGGTCGTGGAAGTCCGGGGCTAATCTGGAAGAGTGA